In Conger conger chromosome 5, fConCon1.1, whole genome shotgun sequence, the DNA window cacattatttgtgtaaatgcatttccgaaggATTTACGATTAATTTAGTTTGGCTAACTTttcataaatgaggccccatGCTTTGTATTTTAGGCCTAATAAGGCAGGGAATACACCACGGGTCTCATTGGGAAGGACCTGTCCCAACTCAACGTTTCCCCCCTCATTTGCATCGATTTGCATTGATTGCCTTAGCGAACACAAGTTGTAATTTAACCTATAGTATGTGTAGGTTATTGGgttcagagggaggggggactcTTTTTAATCTCCTTCTCTGGCAACGGGCCTATTTCACACGTTCACGTTCAAAGTGtggaaataaacaaatgcaGTGTATCGCCTCTTCCAGTTTAACAGAATTTCCATTGCAAAACTGGTGCAATCGACAGGAAAATGCTCCTTCTTAAAGTGAATTGTCCAGGACTGAAGTAAAATTGGCCAATTGAAGACAAATTGTAGTGTACTTAAAAGGAGAAAGTGAACAAAACATCATTTTCATCCAGTTTTCTCTTGCTAACTAACGTTAACGCATTCAAGTTGCTTCATTcacaattacatttattattttgatatattttaagTACAGTGTAAGCGCCAAAACTCTACTGCACGCTGGCTGGCTTGAAGGGCCAACCACAGCCAATGAAACCAGGCAGACTGTCACGAAGAAATACACCTGTAGAAATGGGGTTGCATTATGTGTTGTGCTGCATACTACCCACAGAACCGTATCAGAACATCAATATAAGTGTAGAAACCTATAAGTGTTACACGGTATATGGtgctccccccaaaaaaagactgATGTTTTCCAAACTACGTATTCTGTACCTTGGTTTTTCTTGCTTTTGTCATCAGCTTTATTGCATAACTTCCTGgaaatgaaagacaaaaaacagaTGAAGGAGGCATCTAAAAAAAtctttaacattaacattcCTTCCCTTTAAAAAAGCCAACATGGTTTGGCACAACTTATCCTGCAGAAAAACAGACTGTGACGAAGGAGTAGGCGGGCAACGCTCAAAAGACAAATTCCACGCAAATCCATTCCACAACAGCTACGTCCCAGCTCAGTTCAAATGGTGACAACTGTAGGCCGAGGGCACATTCAAATCTCTACTCAAAACAGACAGGGCCGGGGAACCATAGGTTTTCAGTTGGGTTTTGGGAGGAcgtaaaatgaaaagaaaaaagtcacaaacacacttccttCAAGGAATATTAATACCCAGGAACCGCATTGGATGTTTATGGGCTCTTCACCATCATATTTCCCTGCAGAATTTGCCTTATGAAGCCTGCGCTTAGGCCTGGGCTCACATTTCAGTTAATGTGAAACGTTTACTATAGGTAAGATCTTCGTGTTAAAACgttgttacaaaaccattgtaaatcccttcctatctttGAAGAAGGCTCACTGagatgttgactcaccctctgcctgtgtttgtagtcctaaaatacgggtttcaaaatatgcagttgatgggccggcactctgtaccgaaacatcgtatagctgtacaataattcaagctcattggttgaaaattggtacTAATTGCTATAGCCAATgctgtttcaatgtcagcgcgttcacagagaagggggtgggataaacagtgttgtggtttgagtgtgtttgttgctaaAATTCCTCCTATTGTaccctattgtacctttaacatttctgtttctgtgccGTTACAATAACAACAAATTTACGTCGGCATTGGGAGAATGTTGTAGGCAGGAGAGGGGGTTTTTGTGCTGACTTTAAGGTCATCGAAGGTGCTTGGGAGGACACTCACCACTCCACCTTGTCATCTAGCTTAAACAGCAGTTTCATCGTGACTATTATGAGGGCCGCGGCCTGGACGTCATAGCCGTGGAGCTGGGCTCTCTTTGCCGTGGGGTCATAGGTCAGGAAGGCCTCCGCTCCAATCCCAGTCTGCTCTATCACCTTGCTTACCCAGCCATGCAGCTCATCTGCGAAACAAGAGAGACTGAGGGATGAAAAAGTCCAGAATGTTCTTTAGCAGAAACAGTGCTGCCGATCTTCTCAGATCTTCACAAAAACAACACTTCCAAGGCAACACCCCTGCACTCCTAACTGTTAGACACTAAGAAGTAACCAAAATAACACTTAATCGTAAGTCTTAATCTTTACGTTGGAAAGAATTCTAGACCGTTTCCTGCTCAGATAGAGCAGTTGTGGGAGCTgagtaataaatacaaaaacaggaCCCGTTAGACGAGTTATCAGTCCATGGAACTTGTTTTCTCGTGCCATTTTACACATGCTATTCTGTGTATACATTTCCCTACTAAACTATTAGGCATGCCCAGTTCTCCTGCTGCCTGAGGCCCCATGGTACAGAAACACCCACCTGGGAGGTTGGCCTCCATCAGGTATCTGAGACACAAGGGGGTAGGGTGGAGCAGGCAGTCCGGGGTTATGGCAGGGAACTGGGGAAGGCCCAGGAACACAGCCAGCCTGTGAGCCTCCTTCTGGACCTTCTGATGGGTGGGAATGGACTGCAAGAACACAAATGCCTCAACAGCTACCGACACAGAAAGTCCCCTGGGGCCAGTTGGACCAGCTGGACATAGAAAAGTTGGTCTTAACTGGGTCATAGCTACGTAGCCTGTTGCACCATCTAAAAATAAGACTAGGCACAGCTATGTTCAGCCTAGACAATTCACACCCACATTGATACATTATATCGTGCGAGTTTTGCtaagcagtgtgtgttgctTGGCGACAATACTTCGACTACTTGATTTGTTGACATTAATCGTGTCCACGAAAATGTATTTCGAAATTATTAGTATAAAATTTTAGTGCTGCTATATGCCCAAGACTTTCCAGGGATGTATCACGGAGCAACACTaactgagtttgctggataagtTCATCGAGTAAAATTGTCGGGTCTCTTAACGTTCTCTTATGTCTGAAAGCGCGCTGTTTGTGATATGAAAGAGACACGCCATATTCAgaagttgttgctgttgtttttaaattaGCAAAGAGCATTACCAAGGAGACAAGTCTGAAAGCTTCACTTACGTCTACCCCGTAAAAGGTGTAGAATTTACAGCCTGACGTAGCGCAATGCCCAGCTGGTGCAACAGGTGTATTTTACAAGTCTCTCTTCGTGCACACACTACATCGGGCATAACGTTAAGACCAGGCGTATGTCCAGTCTTTGCAACAGGCTTCTGGACAGATGCTCGATATGTAATAATGATTTGAAAATCCATTCAATATCAATCCAATATCCATTATTTAGTCCCCTAGTTCTAGAATCAATCTAGGCCTAACCTCTCACTGGCAGTCAGactactgtacattttcatcaCTTAAGAGGAACTGAAAAATGTTGCTTTTTAGTTCAAGATATTCTGTTGCCGGAGGTTTTGTCATGTGAGCAGTTCTTCCTCATCACTGCGTTTTCACATCCACAAGCGATCAACGAAGTGACTGATTTCTATCTCTCAACCAGAACTGCCGCTACAAAAACAAGGGTATCGGGTTTTATTCTTTCAgaaacaaatatgcacacaactatgcaagttattttatttcaagtcAAAGGTGTTCCTGCCAAGTTGCAGTTAGATAGTATTGCAATAAGTTAGCTGAGAGCATGCTACTACACAAGTCCTGGAATTGTACATCTTGTAGCCTTAGAAAAGGTTTCCAGTACAGGGTTGTTTGTAtgcaagtttgtttttgtgcataaaGACAATGTATGTAAGAACCACTCGTaggaacagatttgttcttaaatctctacgaaaatgtacaaaaagagTAAGAGAAATATATGATAAGaacatgaaaatgttcttgcatgatgTCCGTGAGTGTTGGCTCTGATGGCTTCTGTGACCTCTCACCTGCACTCTGAACACCTGGATGTCTCTCCCGTATGGCTTCATCTCCTCAGGAAAGCCCTGGTAGGCATTGACATATGGGACATGACCCTCTGCCACAAACCTGCCAAAAACAGCCCATACATGAGGGCCAACAGTAGTCAGTATAGCCAGATTAAAGCCATGTAATTAATGTTTACAGCACATAATAACATTTGCAAACTAACTATGAGTACAGATATAATCGATAAATGGCACACTTAACCTGGATATATAAACTTTTGCTATTTCAAATTTGTTTGTGAGACTGATTTCCAAACATGCAGTGTGACAACATAAACGGTATGTTATTATTTGCATTTACTCAGTTTTAATTCGCCATGTTGAATATTTCAAAACTGTGGGTAAAACACAAAGATATCATATCTGCGAGTCGCCATCTTGTATTTGAAAGTTCCTCCCATGTCCCCCCTACCAAGCACAATGaaactattttgtttgcatGCTAAATGAGATGAGACAGTCTGTCCATATACAATCGGAGTTCATATATGGCGGGCTAAACTGGTTGGACCAGTCTCTTTGAGAGTGACATGGCTGACTGCCACCGTAAAGAGCCCCAGGATGCAGGCTGAGTGTGGATCTCAGGAGATACTGCACCCGCACACTCATAACCTGACAGGACCCACAGAGCGCTTCTCACCGGAGCAAGTCGGCCAGGGTGAGCGCCTCTCGCGCCCACAGCAGTGCGAGGTGGCAGAAGGCCAGGGTCATGGGCATGGTCATCAGGCTGAGGGACTTCCTGGAGCGGGCGGAGCTGTAGAATCCAGCGTCCAGGGAGCCAGAACACACCGAGGAGGCCCCTTCACTAGACCAGCCtgaggagcacacacacgcttaaacacacgtttaaacacacacacacgtttaaacacacacacacgcacatacacacacacacacacacacacaccggggagGCCCCTTCACTGGACCAGCctgaggagcacacacacacttaaacacacacacacacacacacacactctctcacacacacacacgcacacacacacaccgaggaGGCCCATTCACTGGACCAGCCtgaggagcacacacacgcttaaacacacacacacacacacacacacacacccatacgcttaaacacacacacagacttaaacacacacacacacacgcttaaacacacacacacacacacacacacacacacacacaccagccagaGGACCACATATAcgtttaaaaacacacaacatatgCAAACACCACCCTGAGGAGCAGACGCATGCAcgtttaaacacacactcacaggtacacatacagcaaatgcaaacatgtaTACTGCACGTGTAAAcatacatatgaacacacacacaggaaaagaCAATTGGGAAAGTACCCCTCTTGCTTGAGACAAATGGCATGGGTAATTTCACAATACTGGTGAGTCAGTGGTGTTGCTTAACTGGTCCAAAAGGGCGCAATTAAAAGTTCCTTTCTTTTCATGCCTTGTCATTTGGTTGCAAGGTCTCTAAGGTCTCTAAGACAACCACAGTCCACTCCTGACAGACAGGTACCGGAGAACAATGGGTAAGAACTGGCCTGACTGCTACCCCTGGCCAGGGGGCTCTGTACCTGAGAGGGAACTGGGCATGctggccccctctccctctccctcggtCTCAGTCCCAGACAGCATGGAGGAGTCACACAGGGGGGGCAGAGACTCCGGGGCACTCTCTGAGTCAGAGccctgtttgtgtgagagagagagagagggagcaagaacgagggagggggagagagagggaggtgggtgaaagacagtgagagtgaaagagagatgagagagaaagaggaggaataAGGAACAAGGCTGCAATTCCCTTACACTGGTCTAattacagccaatcaaaactCTCAACATAACGGTGATGAAAATGAAGATTTGTATGTCAAAAAATGGTGTAGAAtgggatttatttttctctatATGCGCTGTAGTTGTTTCCtcagccctgtctctctctccctctctctctggcctgtatgaataatgcagcctcctctctctccctgttggGGAGGATTCTCCTCAGATTGGAGTGCAGCTCTGCATCACACGGTGAGCCCTCCCAGAATGGGGAGGGATATGTGACCTTCACCAAGGTGAGCTGTTTCTCTATGCTGCAGGGTCCCTGTTTCCATCCTCCGTCACATGACATGACCATAGAGTGGGAAGACTCATACCGCTATGTTACAAACCATAGACGGGTAAAAAAAAGTCTAGACAATACTGTGAGTGCAAATGGGTATGACACCACTGATAACATATTAGTATTAAATGTTAAAGACGGAGACTAGCTATGGTAGGCTTGCTAACCTAGAATAGATAAGATACTGACCAGATATGGTTAAGACATACACAACAGACCTTTATTGCAGACAGACCCTTCATTTACAGCTACACATGCACTATGTGAAGGGTAAGCTGCACCTGTATGCTGCTCCTCATCTGACCACTGAAATGTTCACGCAAATGATTTAGCTGAAATTGAATGAGACCGGACCTGTCCAACGGAATAGCAGAATAGCTCCCTCTAATGACTACTTGAGTAACTGCAACGCATCCCTTGTACAATTCATAATTCTCATCCCATTAGTTCAACAAAGGTtgttctatttaaaaaaatataaaacaacagtaataatgagaataataatcataataataataatttagaaaaatatttttaaaagcactgtGTGAAAATTAGTGGtatttttaatacaaacttGAGTGTGTATTCTTCCTATCACATTATATATAATCTCCCAGTACAGCAATTGTACAGGTTGCACTAAATTACACTGCCAACTGGGCAATGACCAGTACAAAAATGATAAACCTTTTTTGGAAACATTTCTGTGCACAGCAAAATATAAAGATACAAGATATAACTTGCAAATAAATGGCACGACTGGCCTTATGCACAATTTGTACCAGAACTGCTCGTTCTCACAGTTAAAATAAGAATGGAAGCAGAGACTTTGTTTATGCATGGAGGAGACCATGGAGCAACCTGCTTGCCTGCTATATAAACAGTACAATTTATTGACAACTAGATGGCACTATAAGACAACATGCTATCCAGCGGCGAACGGAACTCATTCTTTCAACAATGTCAAAAGGAAACACTATCCCCCTAGGGTGACAGCGATATGACGACTTATCTGGCCTAAGAGAGCTCACTCATTATATAAATGCACTTCAGTGCATATACTCACATATAAATTGGATCGGACAGCTTGGGCAGTAAAAACTAGTTCCTTGTCTGCAAGGCTTATAGGGCTGGAGCTAACCCAACTCTAGAGAACCAGcttgaaaatgcactgctgaGCAGATGTTCTGACTTAGACCACTTACAGACTGGGGCTTACATTTCTGAAGAACCTACTTTATAAAGAAGGATATATAcaaaagcaattcaggttaggGTCCTTGCTCTAGGATAAAATGGCAGTATCCTCAAACACCTGGTGAAGAACAAGAACTTTGATTGTGATATACATCTAGAGATTTTCAATGGCACCCACATCTTAAAATGAGATGACAATGAGGTTTTACAGGTAAAGAAGGCATGGTGTTTCAGTcacccacacacaaagacacataagAAGTGCCCCGGTGCCAGGTCGCTCACTCACCAACTGgaatctcccagcatgcactggtcTTCTAGTGTAGGCCTGTCGACTCTTCTGCAGATACTTCCTCCACATATTCCACAACACCTCATCCTTTGAAAGACGGGTCATATGAAAGGTTAATCTAACATATCCCAACATTGCTGGACAAAATGCAGAGAATTGTCATAGAATCATGTCAAAGATCTTGTCTTGTGTTTCTACTGGTCTTTTCTTATTTGTCAACAAACAGCCAAGATGCCTTTCTGTGAAAGACCTGTAACAAGTTGATTGGGTAACCCAGCAGAAGCAGACAGTCCATTGGGCAATAAAGCACTGAGGATAGCATTGGCATTGAAGCCCAGCCCGCTGCCCAATCATAATGCTGAGACTCACCTTGAACTGCAGACAGACTCCTATGGCAAGGAGGGCCTCTGCCTGGTGTTTGAGGATGAACTGAAAGCCCTCACACACCAGCCACTCTCGACCGTACTCTGGAACAAAACAATACAgtgaaacaaacatgcacaagcacacagtcAAAAACACTCTAAGTGACCACAATATGGTAGGAAACCACAAAGGATTATGAACGCATGAGCTGAGTTACAACTCAAATGGAACTTAAAGATCATCGAATGGCAACTCACTCAACATGCCAAAAGTTAAACTGAAGAAGAGGGGTGGGGCACCCTTTTCATTTTACATACACAGCAAGAATACTCTGCCTCAAGATATCAGACATTAGCAGTACACaactttaaaacacacacttatatattTTACCTCATTTCTTatgtcttttttctttattattattattattattattattattattattcattttagtGTCCCCAGGCAAGTgaacacactgctctctaacaGAACATTCTGGTCATCCTCTATCTGAGCTGTTCACATGCTCCCTCATTGATGACTACCAGACACAAAGAAATGCCTTGGTAGGGAATTGCAGGAAAACCCATGGACTTGGAATGTTGCGTAGATGGTAGGTCTTGACCAAGGACCCACCGACAGGTTCATGCGGGAGGTAGCTTGACTGACCtaattttttgttctttttcacaCCCTTGGAGATTGAAGAGGCCCGACTGTTGGCAATGTAACTTGAATCCACAAATTCTTGGGTTCTCTGTTAAATCAAAAAATGCAATTGGTCAGTGATTCACAAATGGCAATTTCAAACTGGAAATAGAATGCATGCATAGACAGTGTCCATTATGCCATGCGGAAAGTTCTGCTTTTGAGTTCTGTTAAAACCACCAGGAATAAATGAAAAAGTCACAGTAAAGAATTTTTAgaatttaaccctttcagtcccaagcccaatatgaagtggctccactgAAATCCTAAGGTCTTTTGGCTTTGAGCCAAATTGAGAAAGTTGGGGAAATTTTGTCTGGTTTTAATAGGagctcaaaacaatagtctAGCAGTCTattttttgattggttgaaaaggtataagctTGAGAGTGGCATAAAGGGTTAGTAAAAGTTGCCTCTAGATATCCCTTCTGCTCCCGGAGCCTGGATACAGGCCTATTTGTTTATGAAACCTGGTATCTGACAACTTACACTTCCGAAAAATCTGATAGGATTGCTGATatttcaaatattacattacagtgcaaTGAATAATATAGTTGCCTTATGCCAGAGGGCATATAAACCTTCTTGGGGTTATGAATGCTTACACAAGTAGGCTACTGTTTTTCAACCAGACTCTAAATCACAGTCTCAAATTGCGCTATTCTGCCCTTTTGGCTTTGTAATATGCACTGCAGCTATGATTGTTGCATGACCATACAAATCATACTGGATAGACATATCGATGTCAGACTCACCTCAATCACGTTGTGACAGGACCTGCAGTAGAATTGGCCCTCGTCTGTGATGCCCCAGTCCACAGCAGAACACTGCACGCAGGGTTCCTTGTAGTCACTCTGCAAAAGCAAACTTTCTACAATGAGAGCTCTAAAATAATCAAACGAGCACTACATTTCTAGCATCAACTAACTACTAAGCTCCTGACACACAGCGTGCTGGACGCACAAGTTAAAGATACATAAATACATGATAGATTATATATACAGGCTTTCTCTCTGCGCCACTTGCAATAGTCTACAAAGCGGTACAATGTAGGTAATTACTTTAGAGTATGTTATGAGAAACTTGAGAACAAAACGTACAGTGTGTTCTTCGTCCATTTTTGTATGTTCAGTTGCTCATATCATCAGCCGCACATGTGGACATCTTTACAGTACGCAACACAGAAGTAAACACAACATAATTTCCGGTGTGCGACAATGAATAGCATCCGTCTTACAACCAATTCAACCATTGCTTTTGCCATTACAACTCGATGGTtagctgctgttgctgttgcatCCAAATGGTGGCAGCACTTGAGCCTATCTTCTCTTGTAGGCTACAGCGGAAAGAAGGAAATGTGGAATTGATCATGTTTAACCTAGTTCTTTTagtcttaattaattaatttactgaCTAATTTTGTTAATTTGGTTGCATCACTGCGCCATTGTGTCTCACGTAGTATATGcaaaactttaattttactATATGCCTTGAATAAATAACAGGGCTATTGATAATAAAATGCCTACTGATAAGATAATACAAATGTATACTACTATGCTGCATATATATGGGGTGCCAGAGTGTCATGAACTGGGCTCGTAACTCAAGCAAAGATGTTGATGCTGTTGCTCACTTGGGCAATGTAGGCCTACTTAACATCAATTGCATTATCCTGCAGCATAAAGTGATTGTAtgttaacatttaaataaataaaatgaatgtattccATATGAgttgctcaggataagagcattTGATAAATGCTTTCATGTAATACTGTATTTGAATTCTTGAAATATGTCAGGACAAATGTATGCGACTGTGTATTTCAATAACATTCTAAATGTAACTTCACCTGTAAAGAGCAGATTCACAGTAGATGGGATATAACACTTATtagtgtatatttgtattgaAATTGAGGAACATAACACATTAAAAGCAGTGAGTTTATATGAGCCAAATTACTGCCATATTATATTTCTTCAGCTGCACTAAAAGCACATCATTAGCAAACATGTTTGCTGTTCTATTAGGCAATAATTCAAATCTTCCACAATGCAAATTTACAGTTCCTTTCTGGAATTATCTTGCCAATTCTTGCGTAGCATTTCAGGGACACACATGCTGTATTATTTCCCTGTCTGTTTCACAGGATGTTGACAACTGTATAATTTGCTCTTCGAGATATTTATAGGGAGAAAATGTCATGCACATAACTGCAAGATATCTGAATTTGCAAAATCTCACATTTAGCGAATATGTTTATGAATCAATTCTGGGAAgacaaataaatgtcaaataaaattaattaattaattaatattattagttACTTTTGTCCACAGAAGGAACATTTTGGAGGTCATTACAGGAACACATTACTCTTGGTTATTGGCACCATGCGCCTAATGTCACTGAGCTATTTAAGCACTCCTTCGGTATAGATAGAGTGGTTTAACCTTTCACACCAAACAAACGGGATTAAGATTAGGGTTTGCCTGGCCCTGGCTATGTGGCTCGGGTGTAACTGGTGACCCACAACAGCTGCCGCGGTCACAGGTGACCGAAGTACCTCAGCCTTTGAATAGCTGCGGCAAGACAATGCGATTTCAGCAGGAAGAGGATTTCAGACTAGATCCTAAACATTGGATTAACATATTAACCTTGAGTGCAAACCAGCCATTTGAGGACATTGAGCTGTGTGTACTCTTTCAAGACCATTCATTTCCTGGTATCCATTTGCTTGTAATCAGTATCAGTTCAAGAATGAGTTAGCATCATATCGATGCCAAGCTCCATTTAGTATCCTttgaaaattgtatttgaaattgCATAGTGGTTCTGTGCTTATTTATAGGAATGTCTTATTTTCGTGAAACCATGCCTCAGCCTTTCTTCATGTCAGCCCTCCTAGGACTCCTCCTTAATAAGGCCAGTCAGCATAATGGCTGCCCTTCtactgtcattgtgtgtgtgtgtgtgtgtgtgtacatgtgtgtgtgtggctgaatgTGTGCGGTGAGTGCTTTCATCCCTCCTTGCTTTGTCCTCCAAATGAATTTGCTCCTGATCCCGGTCATCAATAATATTCTGATGCGATATATGtctttcaacaaaatcaagtgGCAGCTgtgcattaatttaatttcaaagagCTGTTCAGCATTGAAGCCCAGCCGTGGGAACTACAAAGCAAACGAGAGAAGGTGCATGCAAGGTCGCACAATGAAGCCTTGCTTCCATCTAATCAACAGTAATCATCTGTGCCCTTATTTTGTATGAAGGCTGTCTGCTCCCATCAGAATTGGAACAATTGTTGTTTGTATTTCCAGCTGAGTCTAAGTACAACATTAAGGATGAATGAGGCTGTGTTGCGACTTGGGAATATGGCAGATgaagaaaatgtatgtttatctGAACCTCGGTGATAATTCATCCATCTCATTAAGGCTTGGTTTTATACATAATATTCTCACGATAAAGACGCATCACTGCAGGAGAGTTACAGTATCTCGGCCGTGTCAGAACACCGTGCCAAACACTGCAAGCAGCCCTGTCTGTGATAACCTCCCCCAGCCCTTCTTGTCCACACTCTCCCTTTATCTTGATTTGGTCCGTGAGGCTCTGAAGTCATAGgctgaattgtatttttatgcTTTTCTGCCTCTATGCTAACTCCAGCATTTCCAATGCAAAGCGCAGTCTTGTCTATGGAAATCAGTAACGGTTGCTAACGGTTGGTCTGTCTGCCTACCGGGACAGAGGCACTATgcgagaggtagagagaggtagagctttcattctgtctgccaaaagACCTGAATCAAGGGCtgcggtggtgcaacaggctaagatgcagagGA includes these proteins:
- the taf1b gene encoding TATA box-binding protein-associated factor RNA polymerase I subunit B, encoding MDEEHTSDYKEPCVQCSAVDWGITDEGQFYCRSCHNVIERTQEFVDSSYIANSRASSISKGVKKNKKLEYGREWLVCEGFQFILKHQAEALLAIGVCLQFKDEVLWNMWRKYLQKSRQAYTRRPVHAGRFQLGSDSESAPESLPPLCDSSMLSGTETEGEGEGASMPSSLSGWSSEGASSVCSGSLDAGFYSSARSRKSLSLMTMPMTLAFCHLALLWAREALTLADLLRFVAEGHVPYVNAYQGFPEEMKPYGRDIQVFRVQSIPTHQKVQKEAHRLAVFLGLPQFPAITPDCLLHPTPLCLRYLMEANLPDELHGWVSKVIEQTGIGAEAFLTYDPTAKRAQLHGYDVQAAALIIVTMKLLFKLDDKVEWKLCNKADDKSKKNQGDRSFSLRTWYKTVHHALESAREREEQDLARWSWKPVKPLYPSKKEKSVVLKRRRVVEELQANFQRLCGSGPGPRPQPPSSFRLQWGEDGTDGPSFRQQSLDHVTQERRGSSRLANPQYWHTALRPCHPRHCSDHFVEVEPTLPRSYVWVLGLFSFLLGVKTARVHAEVCSVERRLLKSRTAAESRPAAESRTAAGSRAAAESRTAAESRPAAESRTAAGSRTAAESRTAAESRTAAESRPAAESRTAAESRTAAESRTAAESRAAAESRAAAESRTAAESRTAAESRTAAESRTAAESRAAAESRSAAESRTAAGSRAAAESRAAAESRAAAGSRSQRPTRGKKRTAPPDESTGFLHKAS